Below is a window of Pseudodesulfovibrio sp. 5S69 DNA.
ACTTTGGCGGTGAACACCAAGGCGCAGGAGCTGCAGGCCCAGGGGCGCGAGATCGTCAGCCTGGCCGTGGGCCAGCCCGATTTCTGCACCCCGGTCAACGTCTGCGAGGCGGCCAAGGCCGCCCTGGACGACGGCTTCACCCGGTACACCGCCGTGCCCGGCATCCCCGAGCTGCGCGAGGCCGTGGCCGGGTACTACGGCCGGTTCTACGGCGCCCAGGCCGGGGCGGCCAACGCTATCGTCTGCAACGGCGGCAAGCAGGTCCTGTACAACCTGCTCATGGCCCTGGTGAACCCCGGCGACGAGGTGCTCATCCCGGTTCCGTACTGGGTCAGCTACCCGGCCATGGTCCAGTTGGCCGACGGCGTGTCCGTGTACGTGCCCACCACCGCCGACGACGGCTACCTGGTCACCCTGGAAGGGCTGGAAGCCGCCCGCACCGACAAGACCAAGGTGCTCATCCTCAACTCGCCGTCCAACCCCACGGGCTGTTGCTACACCCAGGTCCAGATGGAAGCCATCGCCGAATGGGCCCGCAAAAACGACATTTTCATCATCTCGGACGAGGTCTACGACCGGCTGGTCTATCCCCCGTTCGAGCCCGTCTCACTGGCCAAGACCTGGGAGTTGTACCCCGAGACCCTGGCCATCGTGGGCGCGCTGTCCAAGTCGTTCTGCATGACCGGCTGGCGCGTGGGCTACGCCCTGGCCCACGAGGACCTGGTCAAGGCCATGACCAAAATCCAGGGCCAATCCACCTCCAACATCAACTCCATCACCCAGCGCGCGGCCGTGGCCGCACTGACCGGCCCGTGGGACATCGTGGACGAGATGAAGCAGGCCTTTGTCCGCCGCCGCGACCTCGCCTATGACATCATCACCGGCTGGGGCGCGGCCTGCCCCAAGCCCGACGGGGCGTTCTACCTCTTCCCGGTGCTGGACAAGTTCTACACCGACGACGCCCCGGATTCGGCGTCCATGTGCACCAAGATCCTCGAAGAGGCCGGGGTCGCCCTGGTGCCGGGGTCCGCGTTCGGCGACGACAAGTGTATCCGCTTCTCGTACGCCGTCGATGATGAGGTCTTGAAGTCGGCGCTGGCCAAGGTGGGCTCGGTGCTGCTCGGGAAATAGACCGCGTACCGCCGTCTCGCCGGAATTGAGAGATAAGGAAGGCCGCCCCTTGGGGCGGCCTTCTTATTTTGGCGGAAAGGGGAAGAGGAAAATGCGCGGTTGCACCGCTGAGAGCCGCTGTGCGGGGCTGAAGCCCCACACAATTCTCCATGCCCTCCCGGCGGGGTCCATTTTTTTGCTGGCCCAAAAAAATAGACGAAAAAAAGGGCCTTGGAGGGGGACGCGGCCGCCCGGAGATCGAGGGATAAGAAGCTGATCGATTCGGGTCGGCTCCCGATTCGAGGCTCGCTGCGCTCGCTGCGAATCGAAGAGCCGCCGCCCCGAATCGTCAGCTTCTAACCCCCCGATCAAGGGCTCGTTTGGGCGAAATGAAGAGTGGCGGCAGGACGCGGTGGACCGTGCTTCGGCGCGGGACTGAGAGAGCCGCTGTCGGACGCTCGCGTCCGAATCGCTCCATGGCCACAGTAGTGAGTTCCTGCCGGGCCTTTTGCCGAGCCAAACGTGGAAGGCCGATCCACTCTGCCGCAAAGCGCGGCCAAACTATGGCGCACAGGCTCTTTCGCCAGTCCATTCGCAGCAGTCCACTCCCCGCAAGCGCAGGGCAGCAATCGGAAGCGGACCCTAGAGCCCGTCCCCGGCGGCGAAGCGCAGGCCGGATCGCGTCTGCACAGCAGACATCCATCCGGCCAGCGAAAGCCGCCTACGGGCTCTTGGGTCCGCTTCCGCGCGCTCGCACCGCAGCGCAGTTTTTGCTTCCTTTTTTCTGCGCCAGCAAAAAAAGGAAGTCGCCGTAAAGGCGAAATCATTAAATAAGGCGGACAACCAAACGCCCGGACGCGAATGCGCGGACAATCCCCCGAGCTCAACAAGGCCCGCCGCCAGGCGATCCACCCCAACCCGGACGCGGATGCGCGGCCAATTAACCGCGCACAACAAGGCCCGCCGCCAGGCGAACCGCCACAACCCCGACGCGGATGCGCGGCCAATGTATCGAGCACAACAAGCCACATCCAGGCGTACTACGTAAACCTGACCGCGAATGCGCGGACACCCCTCGGCACATGCCTTCTGACGCCAGGCTCTTCGCAGCAGCCCACTCCCTGCAAGCGCAGGACAGCAATCGGAAGCGAACCCTAGAGCCCGTCCCCGGCGGCGAAGCGCAGGCTGGATCGCGTCTGCGCAGCTGACCTTCGATCCGGCCAGCGGAAGCCGCCTACGGGCTCTTGGGTCCGCTTCCGCGCGTTCGCACCGCAGCGCAGTTTTTGCTTCCTTTTTTCTGCGCCAGCAAAAAAGGAAGTCGCCGTAAAGGCGAAATCAAAAAGTAAGGAGAACAGCCAAAAGCTCCGACGCGGATGCGCGGCCATTGCCCCGCGCGCAACAAGGCCCGCCGCCAGGCGATCCACCCCAACCCGGACGCGGATGCGCGGCCAATCATCGGTGTACGACTTCTTACGTCGGGCTTTTCGCGGCAATCCATTCCCAACAAACGCAGAACAGCAATCGGAAGCGAACCCTAGAGCCCGTCCCCGGCGGCGAAGCGCAGGCCGGATCGCGTCTGCACAGCAGACATCCATCCGGCCAGCGGAAGCCGCCTACGGGCTCTTGGGTCCGCTTCCGCGCGTTCGCACCGCAGCGCAGTTTTTGCTTCCTTTTTTCTGCGCCAGCAAAAAAGGAAGTCGCCGTAAAGGCGAAATAAACAAGTAAGGTGGACAGCCAAAAGCCCCGACGCGGATGCGCGGACAATTAACCGCGCACAACAAGGCCCGCCGCATGGCAATCCACCACAACCCCGACGCGGACGTGCGGACGGAACTTCGCGTTCCCATTTTTAAAAAACAAGACGGCGCGCCATGCCCAAGCATGGCGCGCCGTCTTGTCTCGGCATCGGGGCGGCGGGGCGTCCCGCCTGCTATTCGTACAGCTTGTCGAGCTCTTCGTAGACGTAGCGCATGTACATCATCTTGGGGGAGCCGCCCATGGCTACCGCCAGCAACCCCGCGTCGATGATCTCGTCCTTGGTCGCACCGCAGGTCACGGCGTTCTGCACGTGGAGCGAGATGCACATGTCGCACTGGGACAGGATGGAACAGGCGATCAGGATCAGGGACTGGTACTTGTCCTCGATGGCGCTGCCTTGTTTGATGGCCGCGGTGAACCCCTGATACGCCTTGAAGACGTTGCGGCGGTTCTTGTTCATCTGGCGGAAGAGTTCGGTCGCTTTTTCAGCGGGTTCCGGCATTGCGGTCTCCTTGGTAAGTAGAGTCCGGTCCAGGAGAACGTCTCCTGGACCGGGCCTATGAGAGGGAGAGAGTCCCGATTGGGTTGCTCATTGGGTACATTCAAAAAAACGGGCTGTAAAGCGGAAAAAAAGAGAAAAAAATGGGATTTTGATGAATTTTGTTACGGATTTTTTCAAATAAACAACCGATCCCGCGTCTTAGGGCGGGATCGGCCGATTCCACTTTCCCTTCGGAAAGGGGGGGGTCAGTCTTCCTTGCCGTGAACCAGAGTGTAGAGCGCCCCCTTGCTGTCCAGGAGTTCCTGGTATTCGCCCTGTTCCACGATGCGGCCGGCCTTGAGGACCACGACCTTGTCGTAATAGGGGAGCATGTCCAGGCGGTGGATGACCGCCAGGACCGTGGATTTGCCCTTCCAGTTGGTGGTCAGGATGTTCTGCACCCGGGCCTGGGACTTGTTGTCCAGGGCGGCCGTGGCCTCGTCCAGGATGAGCACGGGCGGGACCTTGAGGAAGGTCCGGGCCAGGGCCACCTTCTGGCGCTGGCCGCCGGACAGCCGGTCGCCCATGGAGCCCACCTGGAAGTTCATGCCCATCTCCACCACGGGTTCGAGTGCGCCCTGCATGATCAACGCCTGCATGATCCGGTGGTTCAGTTCCTCTTCGGCGCCCTGGGCGTCGGTGCGCACGCGGCCGAACAGGATGTTGTCCTGGATGTTCAGGGCATCGATGTACTTGTCATGGGTGAAGAAGGTAAAGGCGTCGGGGTATCGCTCGGTGACCAGGTCCATGAAATCCTGGCGCGAACGGACCACACGGTTGGCGAACCCTTTGTCCAGGATCACCTGCTTGTGGATGCCGGGGATGTAGCCCATGGCCAGCTTGATGATCAGTCCCTGTTCCTGCTCGGACAGGGGCTCGCCCGAATCCAGCCGGTTGGCGACCTTCTGGTAGTCGCCGTACTCGGCCTCGGGGATGGGGCTGTTGCGGAAGTCCTCGTGGGAGGGCTCCGGACCGAGCTCGTCCGTGACCACGCGGGCCAGGGTCTCGCCCAGGACGGTCAGGTGCGCGCTCAGCCCGTGGTTTTCGAGGAACGTCTGGAACTCGGGGTGGACGTGCAGGTGCTCCTGGTCGAACGGCTCCATGTTGGCCGCGCCGAAGGCGATGTTCTCGGCCACGGTCATGTACTGCGAGTAGGACTCCATGTCGAAGAACTCGATGTACTCGGCCACGTCCGCGTACATGCCCGCCTCGCCCTCCTGGAACTCCTTGCGCGAGGCCAGGATGGCCTCCTTGAGGGTCTGGTTGTCGGCCTCGGGGTCCAGGCGGGAGCGCAGGGCGAAGGCCAGCACGTCGGTGAACAGCCCCACCTGTTGGGTGATCTTGATCAGGTCGTCCAGGCTCGGCTCGTCGCCGCCCGGACAGTGCCCGCCCTGCATGGCCAGGGAGCGGCAGGAGTAGAGCAGGTTTTCCTTGACCGTGCCGTCGAAGATGAAGGGGTGTTGGGCGACCATGCCCAGATTGTACGAGATGTCCTGCTTGGTCAGTTCCGAGACCTCGCGGCCGCCGAGCAGGATGCTGCCGCCCGTGTACTTGTAGAGCTGGGCCACGCACAGGGCCAAGGTGGATTTGCCCGACCCGGAGAAGCCGACCAGGGCCACGTGTTCGCCGCCCTTGATCTTCAGGGAGATGCCGTCCAGCAGCCGGACGTTGCCGCCGACCACGAAGGACAGGTCGTGGATCTCCAGGTCGTTGTCCAGGTGGTAGGGGTCGCGCCCCTCGGTGACTTGCTTGAACTCGGGCGCGTGGTCGAAGGCGCGCATGATCTGCTTGTAGCGCACGGAGCTGTCCTGGTAGACCTGCCAGAACTCCATGAGCTCTTTCCACGGGTCGTAGAGCTTTTCGTAGGCGGACAGGAAGGCCACGATGGCGCCCACGTCGAACCGGCCCTGGATGGCGTACCAGCCGCCGATGAGGAAGAGCACGAACGGTCCCAGGCTCATGAAGAAGTTGTTCACGAACTTGATGCCGAACTTGATGCCGTTCTGCAGCACCGTGGCCTTGTAAAGCTTGTCCAGCACCCTGGAAAATCGTTGCTTTTCCAGTGGGATGGAAGCGTTCGAGTGGACTTCGTGCACGCCGGAGATGGCCTCGCCCACCAACCCGGAAAGCGCCTGGGTGTGCTTGATGCGGCGGCGGTTGGCCCGGCGGAAATATTTCTGGATGCGCGGCAGGATGAAGAGTTCTATAGGATAGATGGAGATGGAGATCAGCCCGATGGTCGGGTTGAGGTTGATCATGTATCCGGCCATGGCCAGGAAGGTCAGGACGTTGACCGCGGGCACGGCCACGGCCTGGCCGACGAACGTGGCTACCGGAATGAACTCGGTGATCAGGTAGGAGATGACGTTGCCGGGCGAGGTGCGGCGGTAGAACTGCACGGGCAGGGAGAGCAGATGCTCGTATAGCCGCTCGCGGATGTACTTGAGGGCCCGCTCCCCGATGTGCACCTGCATCAGGTTGATGACGAACTTGAGCACCCCGGCCAGGGTCACGGACCCGATGTACAGGGCGCTGTAGCGCCACAGGGCCGAGACATCCTTCATGCCGATGGCCTGGTTGATGATCCGTTTTTGCATCTCCAGCGGGATCACGCGCATGGCCACGGTGATCACGATGATGCCCACCACGATCAACTGCAGCGGCAGGCTCTTGTACAGGACCCAGGAATAGAGCGAGGTCTTGGTGATGCGTTTTTGTTCGTTCGGGTGCGGCATGGGCCATCCGTTTTTCGAGTTTGAAACATGTACGGTATAAACGGTCCCAACCGGTTTTCCAAGCATTATAATGGAAATGGAAGGGCGGGCGTTGGACATTTGCCCCCTATCTGTGGTCAAACTGCAAGTGCGGCGCACTGTCGGCAAGGCGTCCGGAAAAGCGTATGAAGATATCCCTCAGATTAAAATTCTTTGCGGTGCTCCTGGCCTTTAGCCTGGCGCCCATCTTCATCTCGCGCGGGATCATGGGCCGGGCCTCCGAGGACGTCATCAAGGAGACCGGAGACCAGACCCGGCGCGAGCTTTTGGACATCGTCTCCAACGAGTTCGAGTACACGGCCTCTTCCCTGCTCGCCCTGCTGGAGCGCAGCTCCGAGTCCATGCGGCTGGCCGCCATCGGCGTGGCCCACGAGGTGGACGGCGTCCTGAAAAAGACCCCGCCCGCCAAGGGGCCGGTGCCGTTCCTGTCCAACGACTTCGGCGATCCGGACCTGACCCCGCCCGACGCGGCCCGGCGGCAGGGCTACTCCCGGCGGACCATGGGCAACGGGCAGCAGCTCATCCAGGTCAGCTTCGACCACCCCACCTTTCATCTGCCCGCCGGCGTGGATGAGAGGGCCGTGGAGCCCGAGATGCGCCGCCTGCTCCAGGCCTCGGACGGCATCAAGACCATCTTCCAAAACCTGCCCGAGGCCCCGTTCTGGATCAACGTGACCTTGGAGTCGGGCGTGATGATGACCTATCCCGGACACGGCCGGTTGCCGCTCAGGTACGACGCCCGCCAACAGGAATGGTACAAGAAGATCCGGACGGCGGATTCCTTCCAGTGGTTTCACAGTGTGGACCCGGCCAGCCGCTTCATCGTCTCCAAGGTGGCCTTCCCCCTGCGGGGCGCGTCCGGCCGCTTCCGCGGGGCCGTGTCCATCGATATCCCGGCCCACTCCATGATGCCGGACGAGAAGCTCGAGGCCCGCTGGGGGGGCGAGGTGCGCACCTTCCTGGTGGAGCGCATCCCCGAGGGACAGCCCACGGACAAGGGGCTGCCCATCCTGGTCCAGTTGGAGCCCAACGAGCAGGGCCGCCGCCACTGGACGACCGCGGTGGAGCAGAAGAGGCTGACCTTTGACGAGCCCGTGGGCTATGAGATCCTGCTCCATGCCCTGGACACCCGCGAGACCGGCGTGGTGGACGTCTCCTTCGAGGGCAAGCCGTCCCTGTGCGCCTTCGCCTCCACCGCGAGCGTGTCGTTTCTGGTCATCGCGCCCAAGACCGTGGTCGCCAAGCTGCCCGACGAGGTCGGCTCCTCCCTGCAGAACCTGTTCACCGAAATGCGCGTCCTGTCCTCGGTCATCTCCGGGGTCATGCTGCTGATTACCGGGCTCATCGCCTGGTTCGGCTCGCGGGCCATCACCCGGCCTCTCTTCAGCATCGTCGAGGTGGCCCAGCGGCTGACCCAGGGCGATTTCAGCGCACACATCGACAACCGCACCGGGGACGAGCGCGACGACCTCATCCAGTCCATCAACGAGATGGGGCCCAAGCTCAAGGAACTCATGCACCTGAACCGGGACATGGAGGTGGCCCAGGAGGTCCAGCGGCTGCTGCTGCCCGGCGCGGAGCCGGATTTGTCCGGGTTCGACATCTCGGGCGGCATCCTCTATTGCGACAAGACCGGCGGCGACTACTACGATTTTCTGAAGGTCTGCCGAGGAGAGCCTCCCTGTCTGGCGGTGGTCGTGGGCGATGTGTCCGGCCACGGCATCCCTTCGGCCTTGGTCATGGCTGCGGCCAGGGGCCAGCTGCATACCCTGTCCGACATCGAGATGGCCCCGCACGAACGGATGGGCGCCATCAACCGGGTGCTCGCGCGCGACCTGGACGGCACCGGGCGGTTCCTGACCCTGTTCTATCTCCAGCTCAAGGCGGACTCGGGCCGGGTACTCTGGGTCCGGGCCGGGCACGATCCGGCCATCCGGTACAACCCCGACACGGCCGAGTTCGGCGAGCTGCACGGCGAGGGCCTCCCGCTGGGCGTGGTCGAGGACTATGCCTACGCGACCAACGAAGCCATGCTCGCGGAGGGCGAGATCCTGGTCATGGCCACGGATGGGGTGTGGGAAGCGCGCAATGCCGAGGGCGAAATGTTCGGCAAGAAGAGAATGCTTGCCATCATCCGGGAGAACGCCCATAAAAGTGCTGAGGGGATTCGCCTGGCCATGATGGCTGCGGTGGAGGCCTTTCAGGGCAACGGCCAGGAGGACGACATCGCCGTCGTCGTGGTCAAGAAGGGAACAGGCGGCACGGACATGGCTCGGCATTCCATCTCCTTTCGCATGACCAACAAGGAAAACTGCTTCAAGTGCTTCCAGCCCAAGGTGGAAGCCTTCGGCACGGCATACGGCCTGCACTCCAAGATCATCTTCCACCTCACCCTGGTCCTGGACGAGTTGATCACCAACATCATCTCCTACGGATACGCCGACTTCGACGAGCACCCCATCGACGTGACCATCGCGCTTCAGGGCGACCGGCTGACCATCCGCGTGGAGGACGATTCCGAGCCCTTCAACATTCTCGAGGCCCCGGAGCCCGAGCTGGACCTGCCCCTGGACGAACGCGCCAAGCCCGTGGGCGGCCTGGGCATCCACCTGATCAAGAACATGGTGCACGGCATCCATTACAAACGAGAAAACGGCAAGAACGTCCTGACCCTGCACAAGAACATCAGCAAGACCCACTGCCCGGTGCAGGGCTAGGGACCATACGGAGGGAGAGAATGGCATTGACTCAGATCGACGA
It encodes the following:
- a CDS encoding pyridoxal phosphate-dependent aminotransferase; translation: MRISERLARIKPSATLAVNTKAQELQAQGREIVSLAVGQPDFCTPVNVCEAAKAALDDGFTRYTAVPGIPELREAVAGYYGRFYGAQAGAANAIVCNGGKQVLYNLLMALVNPGDEVLIPVPYWVSYPAMVQLADGVSVYVPTTADDGYLVTLEGLEAARTDKTKVLILNSPSNPTGCCYTQVQMEAIAEWARKNDIFIISDEVYDRLVYPPFEPVSLAKTWELYPETLAIVGALSKSFCMTGWRVGYALAHEDLVKAMTKIQGQSTSNINSITQRAAVAALTGPWDIVDEMKQAFVRRRDLAYDIITGWGAACPKPDGAFYLFPVLDKFYTDDAPDSASMCTKILEEAGVALVPGSAFGDDKCIRFSYAVDDEVLKSALAKVGSVLLGK
- a CDS encoding ABC transporter transmembrane domain-containing protein, with translation MPHPNEQKRITKTSLYSWVLYKSLPLQLIVVGIIVITVAMRVIPLEMQKRIINQAIGMKDVSALWRYSALYIGSVTLAGVLKFVINLMQVHIGERALKYIRERLYEHLLSLPVQFYRRTSPGNVISYLITEFIPVATFVGQAVAVPAVNVLTFLAMAGYMINLNPTIGLISISIYPIELFILPRIQKYFRRANRRRIKHTQALSGLVGEAISGVHEVHSNASIPLEKQRFSRVLDKLYKATVLQNGIKFGIKFVNNFFMSLGPFVLFLIGGWYAIQGRFDVGAIVAFLSAYEKLYDPWKELMEFWQVYQDSSVRYKQIMRAFDHAPEFKQVTEGRDPYHLDNDLEIHDLSFVVGGNVRLLDGISLKIKGGEHVALVGFSGSGKSTLALCVAQLYKYTGGSILLGGREVSELTKQDISYNLGMVAQHPFIFDGTVKENLLYSCRSLAMQGGHCPGGDEPSLDDLIKITQQVGLFTDVLAFALRSRLDPEADNQTLKEAILASRKEFQEGEAGMYADVAEYIEFFDMESYSQYMTVAENIAFGAANMEPFDQEHLHVHPEFQTFLENHGLSAHLTVLGETLARVVTDELGPEPSHEDFRNSPIPEAEYGDYQKVANRLDSGEPLSEQEQGLIIKLAMGYIPGIHKQVILDKGFANRVVRSRQDFMDLVTERYPDAFTFFTHDKYIDALNIQDNILFGRVRTDAQGAEEELNHRIMQALIMQGALEPVVEMGMNFQVGSMGDRLSGGQRQKVALARTFLKVPPVLILDEATAALDNKSQARVQNILTTNWKGKSTVLAVIHRLDMLPYYDKVVVLKAGRIVEQGEYQELLDSKGALYTLVHGKED
- a CDS encoding carboxymuconolactone decarboxylase family protein, producing the protein MPEPAEKATELFRQMNKNRRNVFKAYQGFTAAIKQGSAIEDKYQSLILIACSILSQCDMCISLHVQNAVTCGATKDEIIDAGLLAVAMGGSPKMMYMRYVYEELDKLYE
- a CDS encoding SpoIIE family protein phosphatase, yielding MKISLRLKFFAVLLAFSLAPIFISRGIMGRASEDVIKETGDQTRRELLDIVSNEFEYTASSLLALLERSSESMRLAAIGVAHEVDGVLKKTPPAKGPVPFLSNDFGDPDLTPPDAARRQGYSRRTMGNGQQLIQVSFDHPTFHLPAGVDERAVEPEMRRLLQASDGIKTIFQNLPEAPFWINVTLESGVMMTYPGHGRLPLRYDARQQEWYKKIRTADSFQWFHSVDPASRFIVSKVAFPLRGASGRFRGAVSIDIPAHSMMPDEKLEARWGGEVRTFLVERIPEGQPTDKGLPILVQLEPNEQGRRHWTTAVEQKRLTFDEPVGYEILLHALDTRETGVVDVSFEGKPSLCAFASTASVSFLVIAPKTVVAKLPDEVGSSLQNLFTEMRVLSSVISGVMLLITGLIAWFGSRAITRPLFSIVEVAQRLTQGDFSAHIDNRTGDERDDLIQSINEMGPKLKELMHLNRDMEVAQEVQRLLLPGAEPDLSGFDISGGILYCDKTGGDYYDFLKVCRGEPPCLAVVVGDVSGHGIPSALVMAAARGQLHTLSDIEMAPHERMGAINRVLARDLDGTGRFLTLFYLQLKADSGRVLWVRAGHDPAIRYNPDTAEFGELHGEGLPLGVVEDYAYATNEAMLAEGEILVMATDGVWEARNAEGEMFGKKRMLAIIRENAHKSAEGIRLAMMAAVEAFQGNGQEDDIAVVVVKKGTGGTDMARHSISFRMTNKENCFKCFQPKVEAFGTAYGLHSKIIFHLTLVLDELITNIISYGYADFDEHPIDVTIALQGDRLTIRVEDDSEPFNILEAPEPELDLPLDERAKPVGGLGIHLIKNMVHGIHYKRENGKNVLTLHKNISKTHCPVQG